GTTTTCCAAAAAGGTAGAGGTTGTTGTGGTGTCGGGTGTTTTTCGTCTATTTAAAGGCAAATCCAACTCCAAACAATGGTTGAAATGTGGTCTAAAACGCTAAATATGACGCTGCATGTCTGCTTGCTGCCACACAGGGTATGGGCTCCGTGTACTTCAACAAAGGCGAGAACTGCATTGCTGCAGGACGTCTGTTTGTGGAGGAGTCTATTCACGATGAGTTCATCAGCCGAGTGGTGAGTGAGCCTCAGCACAGACAGCGCCGTCATCAGTGTTCAGAGTTTAATACCCGTCACCCTGCTCTCAGGTGGAGGAGATCAAGAAGATGAAGATCGGAGACCCGCTGGATCGCTCCACAGATCACGGCCCGCAGAATCACAAAGCCCACCTGGACAAGCTGCTGGAGTACTGCGAGATCGGAGCGAAGGAGGGAGCAACGCTGGTGTACGGAGGCAAGCAGGTGGACAGGCCGGGTGAGTGCATATGCACGTGGCTGCTGCACCATTTCATACAAAGAGAACTGGCAATAAGATGCAGTTGCACTTTAGCACTAAGCACACTGTTGTATAAAAACATCACAATTCCCATTTTTGTTGCAGGAACTGACCTTCAGTGATGTCATGGCAGCTATAAAAAGCATCTTTACACTAAAACAATCtctcgctgttcagctttgaccATCATTGAGGTCACACCATTAGCATGAAGAGATGCTAAAATATCCGTTCATTTTTGATTAATCGGTTCTTTAGATCCTCGTTGGCGTCACCTTTCTTCAGTCAACACCCACTGTTTGTTCTTTGTCATTGCTTTAGAATTGctattagcattattattatccTTGTGCAGGTTTCTTCATGGAACCCACAGTGTTCACTAACGTGGAGGACCACATGTTCATCGCCAAAGAGGAGTCCTTTGGCCCCGTCATGGTGGTGTCCAAATTTAAAGACGGGTGAGTCTTCAACAGACAACGTTGGGGTGGGTTGTGGTTCGAAAGCAGTCTTGTGGTCTGAGTTTCTAATTTGTGTTCTACACCCTGCATCTGTGAACTAGCGATGTGGACGGTGTGCTGCAGAGAGCCAACGATACAGAGTATGGCCTCGCCTCCGGCGTGTTCACCCGTGATATCAACAAGGCCATGTACGTGAGCGAGCGGCTGGAGGCCGGAACAGTGTTCATCAACACCTACAACAAGACTGACGTGGCTTCACCATTTGGCGGCTTTAAGCAGTCTGGCTTTGGCAAAGATCTGGGTGAGTTGTGAAGTGAAGACCGTAGCTTTAAGAATGAGCCTCGCTGGCACTGTCTTCTGTTTTTGGGGAAAATCCCAACATAGAGACGGACTCAGAGGAATCTGTTAAACCCGCTTTACACAGGGACGGGGTCTGTCCAGTGGTCCTTGGGCGGTCATGAAATTGCATTGGACATTGCATGATGCCAAACAGGTGCAAAGCTGCTGCCAGCACCTTACAAGGTCCTCTCTGTATCCTCTCACAAACCGCCATGATTGCAATGGTTGCCGTGGCGCatgaagctgcacctgatttcTGCAGAACATATATATTTCAAAAATGCAGCAAATCTCTGGAAATTTGACATTTAGTGCACAAACTTCACGAGACCACACACACAAGGGCTGCTGAAGTGGTTACACAGATGTTTTTGTCACCTCTGCAGATCAGGCGTGTTTTAAGTCGCATGAGACTCACAACTGCCGCTGTCCTGTGTAATAGAAGCCTAAATCCTAATTATTATGAAATGTATTCCTGTGTGAGCCCAGTCCCACGGAGGGAATGTTTGTTGGCCTTTGCGTTGATGTGGTTTCATTTTTGGTGTCGTCCACAGGAGAGGACGCTCTCTCTGAATACCTCAAGACCAAAGCAGTGACTGTGGAGTACTAAAGCACGAACTCTGATCCACAACTGAAATGGAAGCAAAGCCGTTGGCCATCAGGAATCCAGCTTCACCTTCTGGATGTGTGCACTGTACCAGAGAGAGCTGCATTCATGCACTTTTCCACAACATGCCTCGTTTCTCAGCTCTCCACGCGTGTAGTTCACAGTACAGATCAAAGGACACATGCAGTTTTGACTTGGTGACAAAAATACAGATCAAAGGACACATGCAGTTTTGACTTGGTGACAAAAAGGACATCACTCGTATTTTTTTGAAATAAGGCAGTCCTGAGATGGGAAGTGCAAGGCCTGATGGGAACTTTAAACATTTTCTAGGTTAAGACAACAGCTTTCCACATGAATGCTGTTGACCGTCGTTGCCCTTCATCCCTGCTGCTGTTAAATGCTGCCTTCACCGTTTCTTAAAAAGCTTGCTTATTCTTTGGCAGCTTTGGTTCAGCCGTGCACAAAACAATGAAGTCAAAATTAATTATAGTCTAGTGTTATCAGGAAGGGTGTGTTTGCTCTCTGGGGTGAGTTAGCTGAAAACAGCATGATGGGAAGCCGCGGTTTAGCTCTCAGAAAAACTCGTAGTATATATACAATATTCTTAACTGCCTTCACTCCGTTTTGCTTTTCAGTTTAAGAGGGATGTGTGCATCATTGATTGGAATACTATACATTTGTGGTAATCTCACCCTCATTTGCATAACAAAAACCCCTTTTCTTCCCTTAAAAGCAGCGGAACCAGTCCCACAATTCACATGTTGGATGTCAGTGGAACATTGTCGCATTTATTCCAACGTCTGGAGGATTGATTTCATGACCACCAGATACAAGTAATAAAATACTTTTCTTACAGAGAATTAACACAACTTTccagacagctgtcagaataAACCCACAAAGACTTAGCATGAACTCTTTCAAAGTAAGCTTGTTTTATTTTACACAGTTTTAAGCATTGTAAACTTGCTACCTCAAACTAGATTGCAACCAGAAAACGTGGGGTGTCTTCAAACACTCCAGCATGGACTCTGCACTTGCAGTTGCATACATTTTTTCTTTTACAAGCAACTAATCACATCCACACTACCATAAGAGCCGAGGTAGCACCACCCATTCAGCTTCATTGGTCACTTTACATGTTCACTCTACCCttatttataaatattttttATCCAAGAAAAGGCGGAGGGGGGAGACAACTCCTggatatatttttaacaaaactGTCATTCACATTGTGACACTAATATTTGTTGAAGATGCACTAGCCTGCCTCTAGTAGTCtccaattcttaaaaaaaaaaaaatgtaaaggaGTTATTTTCTTATTTGGACATTTTTGGTAAAAGCAGAAAGGGCTAAGATGTGTTTTCTGGTGCACGGTGTTGTGCACAAAGTGGCAGCTGTTCCCTCAATAAACTGTTTGTCTGAAGCTGTGAATGTGTCATTTTGAGTTTTAGTAATGCAATGTTAACTTCTCCTGCATCATCCAGTCCTTCCCTCTAGCTACAACCAAACTGTCTGGAACCAGAAATGTTtgactgtggtgaaaatgtggattTCCAAATCCTAATCAAGACTCATTATGACTTCATACAAGCATAGAGATCTTGGAGAAGAAATATGTTCGCATAGAAAAAGCAAGAATTTATCACATAGCACCATCAAAATTTAGAACGAACCAGCTGTTTAGAAAGTGCAAGTGGGTCAGTGTCTCTGGTAGCCCCCCTCCACCCCCTGATGGTCACAATCAAAAAGCATTTGTCACCAGTCTGGTAAGTACCGAAACAGACGTCTCACAAACCAAGGTTGAGTCTACGCTAAAAGCGAAAACTGTCTTCTGCATTGCACTTTCTGATACTGTATGCAGCAACTGTCCCCAGTGGGCAAAAAAGGTATAGCAGATGTGTGGTGGCCTGTGCACGTCAGACAGTGCTGATGTGCAGCGCGGCAATAAGCACTCTACCCAACGATGCAGGCAAATGTTGATAAAAAGCTTGCCACTGACAAGTGATGCTTTTTCTGCAGCAGGATTTTACAAAGTATAGTTCAGTGAGCTTGACCTTTTAACCCCAAACTCAACAGGCTTCTTAGGGTCACAATGCATAATATTTAAAATTTGGTGACAAAGTGGGCAACACAACTGAAATTTTCTTGCTGACACATGAAATAAAATATACCTTcatactgaattttttttttttttagctgactCCTTGtagcagtacacacacacacacagtagtgttcacaataatagtagtgctatgtgactaaaaagattaatccaggttttgagtatatttcttactgttacatgggaaacaaggtaccagtagattctcacaaatccaagcattcatgatatacacactcttaaggctatgaaattgggctattagtaaaaaaagaaaagggggcgttcacaataatagtgggtggcattcagtcagtaagttcgtcaattttgtggaacaaaggtgtgaatcaggtgtcccctatttaaggatgcagccagcacctgttgaacatgcttttctctttgaaagcctgaggaaaatgggacgttcaagacattgttcagaagaacagcgtagtttgattaaagttgattggaggggggaaaacttatacgcaggtgcaaaaaaattataggctgttcatctacaatgatctccaatgctttaaaatggacaaaaaaaaaacacgcgtggaagaaaacggaaaacaaccatcaaaatggatagaataataactaGAATgggaaaggctcacccattgatcagctccaggatgatgaaagacagtctggagttacctgtaagtgctgtgaagctaatttatttgcaagaatcccccgcaaagtccctctgttaaataaaagacgtgcagaagaggttacaatttaccaaagaacacatcaactggcctaaagagaaatggaggaatattctgtggactgatgagagtaaaattgttctttttgggtccaagggctgcagacagtttgtgagacgactccaaactctgaattcaagccacagttcacagtgaagacagtgaagcatggtggtgcaagcatcatgatatgggcatgtttctcctactatggtgttgggcctatatatcacataccaggtatcatggatcagtttggatatgtcaaaatacttgaagaggtcatgttgcctcatgctgaagaggacatgcccttgaaatgggtgtttcaacaagacaatgaccccaagcacactagtaaacaagcaaaatcttggttccaaaccaacaaaatgaattcctcgcagatatgaagaaatcatgaaaaactgtggttatacaactaaatactagtttagtgagtcacaggattgctaaaaagcagtttcaacataatagttttgagtttgtaacgtcaacagcagatgctactattattgtgaacacccccttttctactaatagcccagtttcatagccttaagagtgtgcatatcatgaatgcttggtcttgttggatttgtgagaatctactgaatctactggtaccttgtttcccatgtaacaataagaaatatactcaaaacctggattaatctttttagtcaaatagcacgactattattctgaacactactgtatatacgtaTAAAATCAAAAGTTGTTTTGAATGCATCATTTCACTCTCTATGCTGACCCATATTGGCTCATTAAAGAGAGGTTTAGAAAGAATACCCCTGCTATGAAGAAAGTTGTGATTATTTCACTCAtgagaaaactgaaaaaaaacaaaaaaaacaacattgaaaaaaATTTGAGAAATCCGACTAATAGATACAACACGTCTATAACTGGTGGAATTATGTTTCTGCGAGCAAGATGACCTTTTTCTCAAAGCCGAAGTTAAAAAACTTTCAAAAAAATAAGGCAGATATTTGTAAAAGATGATTCTGCTGAACCCGTCATTTTAAGGCAGGTTAAATTGAGGCTGGTGTTGCAGCTGGAACACGGCGTCATCAGGGTCAGTATCCATGTCACAGTGATGTCACAGCACAGTGTGTCCTGATTGGCTGATATCACCAGAGCCAAACATTCAATCATTGTCCAACTGTAATGAAGTTCTGGTCACGTTCCTATGTCTGGTCCTGGTCTGACTTTAAATATTCCACAACACAGGTTTCAGCTTCAAGCAACTTCAATACGATCACATCAGCTCAACATCTGAAAGTCTTTCTTATCTACTCCCCCTGTGAGTCCAGAACCTGGATGTTGGCCTTTTTCTCCTTACTACATTGTCCTGGCAGTCTTAGGTTGTCTTCTGTGATCTCCGTGTTGTCCTCACAGTCTGACTCGTCCTCAGAATCGGACGTCTCCTCGTTATCTTCAGATTCAAAGTCCGACTCGTTGAGTTCCACCAGTGCCACGTCCTTAAACAACAAGCAGGACAGTCACAGGTTGTGTTTTTACTAACTGACTTTTACCTTCACCAAGATCTACAGGACCCAGGCTTTCTGTGTGCTGCTGTAAGTACGACCTCCGGTAAAAGCTGATGGTGCAAAACCGCCGCAGGTGACACTCACCATCTCAATGACTCTGTCGGCTTCCTCCACCCTCTCTATGTCAAAGCATCCAGCGGGAGCTTCTTCCATCTGCTGCTTCAGCTTCTCATTGGCCTTGGCCATCTCAGGCAGGAAGCCCTGCAGCCGTTCCAACACTGGCACACCACAACATCCCATCATGTGACCAGAGCCTCAAATGGTTTTATCATCAGTTCATCTGTGACCAAACCCAAAAGCAACACAGAGGAGAAATATTTTGTCTCACCGCTGCTTTTTGGGACTCTCTCTGTCTGCAGTGTCCTGCCAGCTTTTGGCTTCAGCAGAAGTTTATCACTCAAAcctggcaacacacacacacacacacacaaaaaaataaataaataaataaaaacatgcaaGCAAATTGAGCCTTTTAACAGCTCAAGGTGGTTCACTCTCAAGCCTGACCAATGTGGAGTCCATAACAATAAAGATATTAGGGAGTAAAGAAatacagtaaataaaaaaaattacgatACCAATATAAATGCTAGTAATTCCTAACATTTTATTATCAAAGCCTCacaacaaagaaatgtaattgaagcTTGACGTTTCACAATTTAAACATaaattttattataaatacaaccaTCCACGCTAAAGTCCTGCTGCCTTCACTCGGATTGGCACTTACTGTTTCACATCAagtagtatttgcataaaatagacttcttgtctgTTTTGGCGCAGCCTCGCTGGCAACATAACGACAACATGTCTCTTGACGCTGTAAAACGCCCAATGTGACTCTTGTAGTAAATGTGACCAAGAGGAGATGGGGGTCCCAGCTAAGGTTGGCAGCTTTGTAAGTAATGTCATCAGGCTGCCCTCTGCTGGTCAAATGACATAATGACACTTTACAACCGCCAAAAGTATTTTTCTGCACCGTTTAGTCattaaaataatatttttcatatcagcaaaaatatacCAATATGTTCCTGAAAGGctcatatcggtcaggctctagtttTATGCAAATTATGAAACTATTCTGTCAGTCGTACATCCAGGCACTTCTGTCATTCAAGCACTTAGCAATGCCAGCTGGTGTGACAACAATCGAGCCGGCATGGATTGGTTAAGTAGCACACACTTTAATTTGATGCAATTTTCTTACATTTTAGCCACTGTTTTTGGGTGAATGCACTTACAAAACTCAACTGAGGTGGATCTATTTATACACTATGCAGAAATGCAAGAATATGTGGTCAACATTTCATTAATGATATGTATAAAATTCTCTTTTATAGAAAGAGAAGACCTCAATAAACTGAAATATTTTGTGTAATTCGTTGTATGATAAAATGTATTGATGCTCTTTGCCAAAATGTTTGTTGGTGTTAAGAAGCTTTGTCTGAGATTTAGAATTACATGTAGACACTAGTAACACAAACAGCATAAACTGTTTTAAAACTGCCTACATTTGTTGTATTCATTACTTTCATAAATACCTAATTTGGTTCAATATTGCTCCTGGGCTTAGCCTAACCCTCTGAATACTCAAAGGCCATACCAAGGCCCTAACAACAAAAATATGactaaattcaaacaaataattccTCAAATATACAATTCAACCACAAATGACACTCGCAAATATACACTGTATCTCTATGGTATAACAAGACGCCAGCCGTGTGTTTTCACACCAGTGAGTCAAGCaactgattgatttttatttgtataaaatgtaaacatgcataaaaacaatacaaaaatgtattacataAATATAGAGGGTAATACAAAAAAGTAGAAattcttgtttccattgtggcccaacaaATTAATCACAGACAAACAGCGAACATAACAATTAACATAGTAAAATAATAAGTGATTActcatttaataataaataaattgattgtttTCTTGCTGAGCCAGTTCttggaataaaaaaaagtttattccTGTTTTTAAAAAGAGACTTAGATTCACAAACTCTGATTTGATGAGGAAAATCATTAAATAGTTTCGCTCCAGTACACTTGAAGGATGAAACACCTGTGGAAAGACCAGAGACAAGGTGCTTGACCGAGTGTCGCGCGGCTGTGAATTTAAAAGAAGCGTACAAGTAATTTGGGGCTTGATTATTAACTATGTTAAATATGTAATTTAGTTTTAACTGTTGAACTCTTGAGTTCCACAGGCAACAATATTGACTCATGCTGAGACTATGTGGATCCGGGGCTGAGCAGAGAGGAGGAAGCGTATGATTTTATTCTGCATGATCTGCAACGTCCCCTTGTTAGGCTTGGTCAGGCCAGAATACCAAACTGCACTGGCATAGTCCATGTGACACTGTATCAAGGCTACGTTTTTTCGTATGTAGATCCAAATCTTTGGCCTGTCTATATAAGAACTTTAATTTTGCTTCTGACTTGCTGATCACTTTGTCAGCTATAAGATCATCAGATAAGGTCTGATCTAAGTCAAGGCCAATGAATTTAAAAACAGGATTTACTCATAATTTTGTTACCAGCACATGATACATTTAGAGTGTCGTTTCCTAGCAGTAGTCTTTTAAATCCGAACAGGATTTTTCCTGACCCACTCATCAGAGAATAAGGCTTGCTGAATTAAGTGATGTTGAATTTTGAAGAACTTTCCAACTGTTCAGCATCACAAGAACTGGGAACAGGgttttcaatcatttcattatacTGACTGAGTGACCAAAAAGTACACTTATGAAGAAATCTATTCTAccgtg
The window above is part of the Thalassophryne amazonica chromosome 22, fThaAma1.1, whole genome shotgun sequence genome. Proteins encoded here:
- the c22h12orf45 gene encoding uncharacterized protein C12orf45 homolog, whose product is MELNANKPSSQALLSCGVGGRGLSDKLLLKPKAGRTLQTERVPKSSVLERLQGFLPEMAKANEKLKQQMEEAPAGCFDIERVEEADRVIEMDVALVELNESDFESEDNEETSDSEDESDCEDNTEITEDNLRLPGQCSKEKKANIQVLDSQGE